From the Photobacterium sp. GJ3 genome, one window contains:
- a CDS encoding DUF3450 domain-containing protein, translating to MNIMKSSLAFVAIGLSVNTAASTLDSARAIESQINQSAAQSQGRIDQSAEASLSMRAEIEALREEVKNLTVYRDHLARLVDSQEGEKSSLKEQIAGIQETRQGVVPLMYQMIDGLKTLIETDKPIKRDQRLARIAKLEFMMAQADISDAEKYRRILEAYQIEMDYGTKLGLYQGKVALSPSESIQADLLYLGRVAFVARSLDGQRYWAWNDSTSQWQALEANVGTDLDKAYAMASKQIAPGLISLPVSVNVEGQ from the coding sequence ATGAATATCATGAAATCCAGTCTTGCCTTTGTTGCTATCGGCCTGAGCGTAAATACAGCAGCCAGTACGCTCGATTCTGCACGAGCCATTGAAAGTCAAATCAATCAGTCCGCCGCGCAAAGCCAGGGGCGCATTGATCAAAGCGCTGAAGCTTCTTTAAGTATGAGGGCGGAAATTGAAGCCCTTCGGGAAGAGGTCAAGAACCTGACCGTTTACCGTGATCACTTAGCCCGTCTTGTGGACAGTCAGGAAGGTGAAAAATCCAGCCTGAAAGAGCAAATTGCGGGTATTCAGGAAACACGGCAGGGGGTTGTGCCTTTGATGTATCAGATGATTGATGGCCTGAAAACGCTGATTGAAACAGACAAACCCATCAAACGTGATCAGCGTCTGGCTCGTATTGCTAAGCTGGAATTTATGATGGCGCAAGCGGACATCAGTGATGCTGAAAAATACCGTCGTATTCTTGAGGCGTACCAGATCGAAATGGATTACGGTACAAAGCTGGGTCTATATCAGGGAAAAGTTGCGCTGTCACCTTCGGAAAGTATTCAGGCAGACTTGCTGTATTTAGGCCGGGTGGCCTTTGTTGCCCGAAGCCTGGATGGTCAGCGTTACTGGGCCTGGAATGACAGTACGTCACAATGGCAGGCACTTGAAGCCAATGTTGGCACAGATTTGGATAAAGCCTATGCGATGGCTTCGAAGCAAATTGCACCGGGTCTGATTTCACTGCCCGTGTCTGTCAATGTGGAGGGCCAGTAA
- a CDS encoding MotA/TolQ/ExbB proton channel family protein gives MQLKTLTLALSLLAMSANALAVDGLVQQSRQDQKSEKAHQQVRESGFKQTEAQIRAERDALLAERKKLNEETDRLSDIFGKNEQSLAQLEEELRLESGSLGELFGVVRQTAKDLDAELDTSVTTADRNQHTDVVKKIVDAKALPSLKQLNGLWQGMLEQIHASAELRKVSVPLVNGEGYESEVEAYRLGSIGLIGEQGYLAWHADRHVATPYLKQPEHAPVSSQIAALSETGVQMAVVDPSRGKMLAQLAHTPSLMDRLAQGGVVGQIILGLLAIGGVIALYRGGKLLVIRQQIKSQLKNPQQPGNNPLGRVLSVYDKEQNRTVEALELRLLETIVDEQQGLERGLSMLKLLAALAPMLGLLGTVTGMIETFQVITQFGNGDPKVMAGGISMALVTTVLGLVSAMPLLLAHNLLSTQADVIRNILEKQGISLVAAEAEKTGSPA, from the coding sequence ATGCAATTGAAAACTTTGACCTTAGCATTGTCTCTGCTGGCAATGTCTGCAAATGCATTGGCGGTGGACGGGTTAGTTCAGCAATCACGTCAGGACCAAAAATCTGAGAAAGCTCACCAGCAGGTCCGGGAGTCCGGTTTCAAACAAACGGAAGCGCAAATTCGTGCTGAACGGGATGCACTTCTGGCTGAGCGGAAAAAGCTGAACGAAGAAACGGATCGCCTGAGCGATATTTTTGGTAAAAATGAACAGTCGCTGGCTCAGTTAGAAGAAGAGCTCCGCCTGGAATCCGGAAGTCTTGGAGAGCTGTTTGGTGTGGTTCGCCAGACTGCAAAAGATCTGGATGCAGAGCTGGACACATCGGTGACAACAGCAGACCGGAATCAACATACGGACGTTGTGAAAAAGATTGTGGATGCGAAAGCTTTGCCATCTCTGAAGCAACTGAACGGCCTGTGGCAAGGCATGCTTGAACAAATTCATGCCAGTGCTGAACTGCGTAAAGTATCGGTGCCGCTCGTGAACGGAGAAGGCTATGAGTCTGAAGTTGAAGCTTACCGTTTGGGGAGCATTGGCCTGATTGGTGAGCAAGGTTATCTGGCCTGGCATGCTGACCGTCACGTGGCGACCCCCTATCTGAAACAGCCAGAGCATGCCCCTGTTTCCAGCCAGATTGCTGCGTTGTCAGAGACGGGCGTCCAAATGGCTGTCGTTGACCCGTCTCGGGGCAAGATGCTGGCGCAATTAGCGCATACGCCATCGTTAATGGATCGTCTGGCACAAGGGGGTGTTGTTGGTCAGATTATTCTGGGTCTGCTTGCGATTGGTGGTGTGATTGCATTGTATCGTGGCGGAAAATTACTGGTCATCCGTCAGCAAATTAAATCCCAGCTGAAAAACCCGCAGCAGCCGGGTAATAATCCACTCGGCCGAGTCCTGAGTGTTTACGACAAAGAACAGAACCGAACTGTTGAAGCCCTTGAATTACGTTTGCTGGAAACCATTGTGGATGAACAGCAAGGTTTGGAACGTGGCCTGTCCATGCTGAAACTCCTGGCTGCACTGGCGCCGATGCTGGGCTTGCTGGGGACGGTGACCGGGATGATCGAAACCTTCCAGGTGATTACACAGTTTGGTAATGGCGATCCGAAAGTGATGGCTGGTGGGATTTCAATGGCACTGGTCACAACGGTTCTGGGTCTGGTGTCTGCGATGCCATTATTGCTGGCGCATAATCTGCTCAGTACGCAGGCTGATGTTATTCGTAATATTCTGGAAAAACAAGGGATTAGCCTGGTTGCTGCTGAGGCTGAAAAAACAGGAAGCCCAGCGTAA
- a CDS encoding MotA/TolQ/ExbB proton channel family protein yields MNVSLFSAAFAENWWFSLQHFMQQGGQVLWWLAAVVLFSWLLVTERLLYLAFTYPKQKQQWLTQWQARSDQTSWYAHAIRSGWLNEAHLALSQNLNVIKVLVAICPMLGLLGTVTGMISVFDVMANQGSSQPKLMASGISLATLPTMAGMVAALAGLFVHARLAKACRMREQKLEKLLRSQ; encoded by the coding sequence ATGAATGTTTCATTGTTCAGTGCAGCATTTGCTGAAAACTGGTGGTTTTCCCTGCAGCATTTTATGCAGCAGGGAGGACAGGTGCTCTGGTGGCTGGCAGCGGTCGTTTTGTTCAGTTGGCTTTTGGTGACGGAGCGTTTGCTGTATCTGGCTTTTACTTACCCGAAACAAAAACAGCAGTGGCTGACTCAATGGCAGGCCCGCAGCGATCAAACGTCCTGGTATGCCCATGCCATTCGTTCCGGTTGGTTAAATGAAGCACATCTGGCACTCAGTCAGAATCTGAATGTGATCAAGGTACTGGTGGCGATTTGTCCGATGTTGGGGTTGCTGGGCACAGTGACCGGTATGATTTCTGTGTTTGATGTCATGGCCAATCAGGGCAGCAGCCAACCTAAACTCATGGCTTCGGGGATTTCTCTGGCAACGTTACCGACGATGGCCGGGATGGTTGCGGCACTTGCAGGTCTGTTTGTTCATGCCCGACTGGCAAAAGCGTGCCGGATGCGTGAGCAAAAATTAGAAAAATTATTAAGGAGTCAATGA
- a CDS encoding biopolymer transporter ExbD — protein MRLSRPSAAREEAQVDLTSMLDIVFIMLIFFIVTSSFVRESGVEVNRPQASNVVSQKDAGIFVAITSANDVYIDKRVVDVERVQATLETMLLEQPDASLVIQADEHAYSGTVVKVMDAAKGAGVQNIALAAEKR, from the coding sequence ATGAGATTAAGTCGTCCATCTGCCGCTCGGGAAGAAGCACAAGTCGATCTGACGTCGATGCTGGATATTGTGTTCATCATGCTGATTTTCTTCATCGTGACGAGTTCATTCGTGCGTGAATCCGGTGTTGAAGTCAATCGGCCTCAGGCCAGCAACGTCGTCAGTCAGAAAGATGCCGGTATTTTCGTTGCCATTACGTCTGCCAACGATGTGTACATCGATAAGCGTGTCGTTGATGTCGAGCGTGTTCAGGCAACGTTAGAAACCATGCTGCTTGAACAGCCGGATGCTTCGCTGGTGATTCAGGCTGACGAACATGCTTATAGCGGCACGGTCGTGAAAGTGATGGATGCTGCAAAAGGGGCAGGGGTTCAGAATATTGCTCTGGCTGCGGAGAAACGCTGA
- a CDS encoding energy transducer TonB — MFRLLIAAPIAFVMTWGLFSFMAWMVDDGHRQPPEKTETLAFNMVMVEQEREAQRRQRAVPEKPETPEPPPEAMPKQSKASAVTPLASPTMPSVALNASVTGMAVNIPTFSDIGKDQQAMPLYRIEPKYPPRALKRGIQGYVVLSFTIDPQGRPTDIQVVDAEPKRMFDREAIRALRSWKYQPKLEGGQALAQPGQSVKLEFKLNKS, encoded by the coding sequence ATGTTCAGGCTGTTGATTGCTGCGCCAATTGCCTTTGTGATGACGTGGGGCTTATTTAGCTTTATGGCCTGGATGGTGGATGACGGCCATCGTCAGCCACCAGAGAAAACAGAAACACTGGCATTCAACATGGTGATGGTGGAGCAGGAACGGGAGGCGCAGCGACGTCAGCGCGCTGTCCCGGAGAAGCCAGAAACACCTGAACCGCCCCCAGAAGCCATGCCGAAGCAATCGAAAGCAAGTGCGGTTACACCTTTGGCATCGCCAACCATGCCTTCTGTCGCACTGAATGCTTCCGTGACAGGGATGGCGGTGAATATCCCGACATTTTCTGACATTGGCAAAGACCAGCAGGCGATGCCGTTGTACCGGATTGAACCCAAATATCCGCCGCGGGCATTGAAACGGGGCATTCAAGGGTACGTGGTGCTGTCTTTCACCATTGACCCACAAGGACGTCCGACCGATATCCAGGTCGTTGATGCTGAGCCAAAACGAATGTTTGATCGTGAAGCGATTCGAGCCCTTCGAAGCTGGAAGTATCAGCCAAAACTGGAAGGCGGGCAAGCGTTAGCTCAGCCAGGCCAATCGGTGAAACTGGAGTTTAAACTGAACAAATCATGA
- a CDS encoding lipopolysaccharide assembly protein LapB translates to MKKYALIFALLFTPVALSAQLSQYSAGKVQQAQKLQQENKLNEAISVLKGMDISRAYDRAFIDRVLGVYYWQAEKPADSIRHLSQSVSSGLLEDEQARSTQRMLADILLSQAQYKTALKHYYQLSQSIPASEKAKADELWLRIAQAHYQIEEWRPVLSALQHYERMHRKDEVQPLTMKLGAQLQLKQLQSALPTLNRLIVLQPEKKVWWQQMAGIQMQLDRHRHAMETLALAQRQGVDLSQQDLKTLGQLYAQQGIPEKAARIFASLENSDSDETLLVSLATYWQMAKEWDKSISSWQKAVQLNSKYRWQLAQLLIQEGQYQLALNELNQIQDSKRKADVELAKVRVFYKLEQYEQAIVHAKKADQIESSKSSQSWIKYLNQIRNMNS, encoded by the coding sequence ATGAAAAAGTATGCATTAATCTTCGCACTGCTTTTTACGCCTGTCGCTTTGTCTGCTCAGTTATCACAGTATTCAGCGGGAAAAGTTCAGCAAGCGCAAAAATTACAGCAGGAAAACAAACTGAATGAAGCGATTTCGGTCCTCAAAGGCATGGATATCTCTCGTGCTTATGACCGTGCCTTCATTGATCGTGTCCTTGGCGTGTATTACTGGCAGGCAGAAAAGCCTGCAGATTCGATTCGCCATTTGAGCCAGTCTGTGAGTAGTGGTCTGCTGGAAGATGAGCAGGCGCGTTCGACGCAACGTATGCTGGCCGATATTCTGTTATCTCAGGCGCAATATAAAACGGCTCTGAAGCATTATTACCAGCTCAGCCAGTCGATTCCTGCGTCAGAAAAAGCAAAAGCAGATGAGCTCTGGCTGAGAATTGCGCAGGCACATTATCAGATTGAAGAGTGGCGGCCGGTTCTTTCGGCTTTGCAACATTATGAGCGCATGCATCGGAAAGACGAAGTCCAACCGCTCACGATGAAATTAGGGGCCCAGTTACAGTTGAAGCAACTTCAGTCAGCACTGCCCACGCTGAATCGCTTAATTGTGCTGCAGCCAGAGAAAAAGGTGTGGTGGCAACAAATGGCGGGCATTCAAATGCAGCTGGATCGTCACCGGCATGCCATGGAAACACTGGCATTGGCACAGCGGCAGGGCGTTGATTTATCTCAGCAGGATCTGAAAACGCTGGGACAACTGTATGCTCAGCAGGGCATTCCTGAAAAAGCGGCACGCATTTTTGCGTCGTTAGAAAATAGCGACTCGGATGAAACCTTACTGGTGTCACTCGCCACCTACTGGCAAATGGCGAAAGAGTGGGATAAATCGATTTCGAGTTGGCAGAAAGCCGTTCAACTGAACAGCAAATATCGCTGGCAATTAGCGCAGTTGCTGATTCAGGAAGGGCAATATCAATTGGCCTTAAATGAACTGAATCAGATACAAGATTCAAAGCGCAAAGCTGATGTTGAGCTGGCCAAAGTTCGTGTATTTTACAAATTAGAGCAGTACGAACAGGCAATTGTTCATGCCAAAAAAGCCGATCAAATTGAGTCGTCCAAATCTTCTCAAAGCTGGATTAAGTACTTGAATCAGATTCGAAATATGAACTCCTGA
- a CDS encoding MaoC family dehydratase, with the protein MKVVDFLKQKSEILAKHPFELKDWLSPSIRDYWIEFLNKAHVNGWTKTESIASNGTVNQNVAPAPVELHPEAAKLMETLNGSLGEEIHVGEWLTIDQDRINRFADVTEDHQWIHTDPERAEQESPFKTTIAHGFLTLSLLSVLTDSVDPDNMKFPTAKMTVNYGLNQVRFPYPVKSGNRVRARTKIQSVTPIKRGLEIVQEISVEIEGCRRPGCVAESVVRLYF; encoded by the coding sequence ATGAAAGTGGTCGACTTTCTCAAACAAAAAAGTGAAATTCTGGCCAAGCATCCATTCGAGCTAAAAGATTGGTTGTCGCCATCAATCCGTGATTACTGGATTGAGTTTTTAAATAAAGCGCATGTCAATGGCTGGACAAAAACTGAAAGCATTGCTTCGAATGGCACTGTAAATCAGAATGTTGCCCCTGCACCTGTTGAATTGCACCCGGAAGCAGCCAAGCTCATGGAAACATTAAATGGTTCGCTCGGTGAAGAAATTCACGTGGGTGAATGGTTGACGATTGATCAGGACCGAATCAATCGTTTTGCTGACGTGACAGAAGATCATCAGTGGATTCACACTGATCCCGAGCGCGCAGAACAAGAATCACCGTTTAAAACCACGATTGCGCATGGTTTTCTGACGCTGTCTTTACTTTCTGTTCTGACCGATAGCGTTGACCCGGATAATATGAAGTTTCCGACGGCGAAGATGACGGTGAATTACGGACTGAATCAGGTGCGCTTCCCGTACCCGGTCAAATCCGGAAATCGTGTTCGTGCACGCACCAAAATTCAGTCAGTCACGCCAATTAAACGGGGACTAGAAATTGTTCAGGAAATTTCAGTCGAAATTGAAGGCTGCCGCCGCCCTGGCTGTGTCGCAGAATCTGTTGTCAGACTGTACTTCTAA
- a CDS encoding serine hydrolase, producing the protein MSYRVSAAPGDEIVFALDKSVNQAVEQSIPGASLAVIVNGQIRLLRGYGVTKVGGAKKIDSATIFPLASISKTFASAATAMLVDRGLLEWDTHVVPYLDKIQFSDPALGKSVTLRNVLSHTTGLVPQAYSDLLENDVSYRRILSILDRVKFVCDPGECYGYQNIVYNLSADMITLAAGMDYAQFVSEQIFIPLHMQHASFGLKAFLNSENRVEPHVRVKKGYASVKPAPYYYQVPAAAGVNASSQDLAQWMLAQFGQYPEVVSDENLALLHQPAIRANQYRYRAKLDNVYYGLGWRTFDYQGITGFVHHGGWVRGIRTEMLFHPATQTGMVFLTNCETDYAREIVLEFLSLYQRYIDPASSEREVATAD; encoded by the coding sequence GTGTCTTACAGGGTAAGTGCTGCACCTGGCGATGAAATTGTTTTTGCGCTGGATAAATCAGTGAACCAGGCTGTTGAGCAGTCGATTCCTGGTGCGTCTCTGGCGGTGATCGTGAATGGTCAGATTCGGCTATTGAGAGGTTACGGTGTCACAAAGGTGGGTGGGGCAAAGAAAATTGACTCTGCCACCATCTTTCCGCTGGCTTCCATTTCTAAAACGTTTGCCTCTGCGGCAACAGCGATGCTTGTGGATCGGGGGTTACTTGAATGGGACACCCATGTCGTTCCATATCTTGACAAAATACAGTTCAGCGACCCGGCTCTGGGAAAATCGGTCACCTTAAGAAATGTGCTTTCACATACCACTGGATTGGTTCCGCAAGCCTATTCAGATTTACTTGAAAACGATGTGAGTTATCGACGTATCCTTTCGATTCTGGATCGGGTGAAGTTCGTTTGTGATCCCGGGGAATGTTATGGATATCAAAATATCGTCTATAACCTGAGTGCCGATATGATCACACTGGCTGCAGGCATGGATTACGCACAGTTCGTCAGCGAGCAAATTTTTATTCCATTGCACATGCAACATGCCAGTTTTGGTCTGAAAGCTTTCCTGAATTCAGAGAATCGGGTAGAGCCACATGTCCGAGTCAAAAAAGGATATGCTTCTGTTAAACCAGCGCCTTACTATTATCAGGTGCCTGCGGCTGCCGGTGTGAATGCAAGTTCACAAGATTTAGCACAATGGATGCTGGCACAGTTTGGTCAGTACCCTGAAGTGGTCAGTGATGAGAATCTGGCATTACTTCATCAGCCTGCCATTCGGGCGAACCAATACCGGTACCGTGCAAAACTGGATAATGTGTATTACGGTCTGGGGTGGCGAACCTTTGATTATCAAGGGATTACCGGGTTTGTACACCATGGCGGTTGGGTGCGCGGGATCAGAACAGAAATGTTATTTCATCCTGCAACACAAACAGGCATGGTGTTTCTGACCAATTGTGAAACAGACTACGCCCGAGAAATTGTACTTGAATTTTTGAGCCTGTATCAACGATATATTGACCCAGCATCCTCTGAACGGGAAGTAGCAACAGCGGATTAA
- a CDS encoding alternative ribosome-rescue factor A → MAKKHKHSQQQAAVSEPSESLTEHGRGAIQDNALKAIVTSKIFRSRVEKSKKGKGSFQRKAKHGGRESWPIAA, encoded by the coding sequence ATGGCAAAGAAACACAAACATTCCCAGCAGCAAGCAGCGGTGTCAGAACCGTCTGAAAGCCTGACTGAACATGGGCGGGGTGCGATTCAGGATAATGCCCTGAAAGCTATCGTCACGAGTAAGATTTTTCGCAGCCGCGTTGAAAAATCCAAAAAAGGCAAAGGAAGCTTTCAACGGAAGGCAAAACACGGCGGACGAGAGTCCTGGCCAATCGCCGCTTAA
- the modA gene encoding molybdate ABC transporter substrate-binding protein, producing the protein MVKRNWLHLFSLLFFLNVQTAHAEEKVLVFAASSLTNALTELAEQFETQTGDQIVLSFASSSALARQLAQGAPADIYLSANTKWMDYVEAQQVVNADTRKDLLHNRLVLIGHASSTLGLITLGNELDLAALLNGSRIAVGDPNHVPAGIYAKQALTSLGLWQQAEPRLARANNVRAALLYVERQEAALGIVYQTDAQIAANVRVIAPFPQGSHDPITYPMVLTQKQPSGMALAFYRFLESDHAADVFKKYGFSMD; encoded by the coding sequence ATCGTGAAACGAAACTGGCTACACCTGTTCTCGCTGTTATTTTTCCTCAATGTCCAGACAGCCCACGCAGAAGAAAAAGTATTGGTTTTTGCAGCCTCTTCCTTAACGAATGCCTTGACTGAACTGGCTGAGCAATTTGAAACCCAAACGGGAGATCAGATTGTTCTGTCCTTTGCTTCCTCCTCTGCACTTGCCCGTCAACTGGCACAAGGGGCACCGGCTGATATTTATCTTTCTGCAAACACCAAATGGATGGACTATGTCGAGGCTCAGCAGGTGGTGAATGCGGATACGCGAAAAGATTTGCTTCACAATCGCCTGGTTTTGATCGGCCATGCGTCATCAACACTTGGGCTGATAACGCTGGGCAATGAACTGGATCTGGCTGCGCTGCTGAATGGCAGCCGGATTGCTGTTGGGGATCCGAACCATGTGCCAGCCGGTATTTATGCGAAACAGGCGCTGACTTCCTTAGGACTGTGGCAGCAGGCTGAACCTCGGTTGGCGAGGGCAAACAATGTTCGTGCCGCTTTGTTGTATGTTGAACGACAGGAAGCAGCGCTCGGGATTGTTTATCAGACAGATGCTCAGATTGCAGCAAATGTTCGTGTGATTGCACCGTTCCCGCAAGGCAGCCATGATCCAATTACTTACCCAATGGTCTTAACGCAAAAACAACCTTCTGGTATGGCACTGGCATTTTATCGTTTTCTTGAATCAGATCATGCGGCAGACGTATTTAAAAAATATGGTTTTTCCATGGATTAA
- the modB gene encoding molybdate ABC transporter permease subunit: MDVLTLSDYEITALQLSLKVALTAVLISLPAGIACAWALARGRFWGKSLLDGLVHLPLVLPPVVVGYLLLVLMGRQGLIGAYLYDWFGLTFGFSWRGAVLAVAVVAFPLMVRSIRLALENVDPKLEQAARTLGANPVQVFLTITLPLMLPGILTGTVLAFARALGEFGATITFVSNIPGETQTIPLAMFSFIETPGAETEAARLCAIAVAIALLSLVLSEWLARVARRRLEG; the protein is encoded by the coding sequence ATGGATGTTTTGACTTTAAGCGATTACGAAATCACAGCACTTCAGCTCAGTCTGAAAGTTGCGCTCACGGCTGTATTGATCAGTCTGCCCGCTGGCATTGCCTGTGCCTGGGCACTGGCAAGAGGGCGCTTTTGGGGAAAGTCACTGCTGGATGGGCTGGTTCACCTGCCTTTGGTGTTACCCCCCGTTGTTGTGGGTTATCTGCTGCTGGTGCTGATGGGCCGGCAAGGGCTGATCGGCGCGTATCTGTATGATTGGTTTGGCCTTACTTTTGGTTTCAGCTGGCGGGGAGCGGTGCTGGCTGTTGCTGTTGTCGCCTTCCCGCTGATGGTCCGATCAATTCGGCTGGCATTGGAAAATGTCGATCCCAAGCTGGAGCAGGCTGCCCGGACTTTAGGGGCAAATCCCGTACAGGTCTTTCTGACCATCACACTTCCACTGATGCTGCCAGGTATTCTGACCGGTACCGTTCTGGCTTTTGCCCGCGCGTTGGGTGAGTTTGGTGCCACGATTACTTTCGTTTCGAATATTCCCGGAGAAACACAGACGATCCCGCTGGCGATGTTTTCTTTTATCGAAACGCCGGGCGCAGAAACAGAAGCGGCCCGCTTATGCGCGATTGCAGTTGCCATTGCTTTATTGTCGCTTGTGCTCTCAGAGTGGCTCGCCCGAGTCGCGCGGCGCCGTTTGGAGGGTTAA